One Gossypium raimondii isolate GPD5lz chromosome 3, ASM2569854v1, whole genome shotgun sequence genomic window carries:
- the LOC105795059 gene encoding probable protein phosphatase 2C 62 isoform X2 encodes MAADPFFFASLEARSMSFPSCNNSLFWRFRFPPLHFHTLRFSPPKLKFNHQFVVSKCSSSDSVSADVDILSATEHSDGSVIFRFGNASEMAIIEDQTQTTDESAKVVAKDGGKDLDKVDKSSIKAVGVSDGDAAAVEPMKKKVGRNFQVKSQPKRKLRRNATKVTEVVKEKPASVVSDDRMVEKKSVDSSKNINTKDQPDELGDVVKGENNVVPKENGECISKTEGSSKLNVALDQELVHHVEMVSTPLTASVVESETTTLLGSPELGSEVEVPHGVKLQETNKGGSEGSGENDGKTEDTALNMVSKMDLAPDIEKVSPPLGASDIGSEITTELAPSESGLESEVPHSVKLEEEENAGAEENGEGFGKIECTILNTESKIALVLDTEKASLPLEVSAIESEITTELAPSESSSKSEVPHGVKLEEDENAGAEEKGEGIGKIECTILNTESKMALVPDTEKASPPLEAFAIESEITTELAPSGSSSKSKVPQSVKLEKEENTGAEEEGEGIGKIECTILNTESKIALVADTEKASPPLEASAIESEITTELAPFESGSKSEDPQSVKLEEEEDTSAEEKGERIGKFECTTSNMESKMALVPDLEKASPPLEAPASGSETRTELASLELSSKSEVPHSVKLEEEENSGAGENGERIGKIEGITLNMEPKMDLAVEEESGKDDAGEEVAQKSVSSKEHSNEQSINASKMLVMIEDATEGEVGEIKLNSTLSEVESILNEATVHTTMNQSVDSDIVKSSNMLDEGVAFSISQAEITEADAQSDNKVRQLTMLKGVELQSGGTLEREEISTAGFFLYSGAALLPNPTKAFAGGEDAYFIACQNWLGVADGVGQWSFEGISVGVYAKELMENCERIVSDRNGVPITDPVEILNRAAANTQSCGSSTVLVAYFDDQALHVANIGDSGFMIIRNGAVFKRSSPMVYELAFPVQIARGDQPSDFVEVYKVDLYEKDVIITATDGLFDNLYERDIVSIVSKSLQESLRPQEIAELLATRAQEVGQLSLVRSPFSDEVQAAGYVGYRGGKLDDVTVIVSLVKRRFSNHAQYFDLDYRHRACWPANNMEIFEK; translated from the exons ATGGCTGCCGATCCTTTCTTCTTCGCCTCTCTTGAAGCTCGCTCCATGAGTTTTCCCAGCTGCAACAACTCACTCTTCTGGCGCTTCCGCTTCCCTCCATTGCATTTTCACACACTTCGCTTCTCTCCTCCCAAACTTAAATTCAATCACCAGTTCGTCGTTTCCAAGTGCTCAAGTTCCGATTCCGTTTCTGCTGATGTAGATATCCTTTCAGCAACCG AGCATTCTGATGGCAGCGTTATCTTCCGGTTTGGAAATGCGAGTGAAATGGCAATAATTGAAGATCAAACGCAAACAACCGATGAAAGTGCTAAGGTTGTTGCCAAAGATGGTGGCAAAGATTTGGACAAGGTAGATAAGAGCAGTATTAAAGCGGTTGGTGTTTCTGATGGAGATGCTGCAGCTGTAGAACCTATGAAGAAGAAAGTTGGCCGTAATTTTCAGGTTAAATCTCAACCTAAGAGAAAACTAAGACGAAATGCAACCAAAGTAACTGAAGTTGTTAAAGAGAAACCTGCCTCTGTTGTCAGTGATGACAGAATGGTTGAGAAAAAATCAGTTGATtcttctaagaatataaatacTAAAGATCAACCCGATGAGCTTGGGGATGTTGTAAAAGGAGAAAATAATGTTGTCCCCAAGGAAAATGGTGAGTGCATTAGTAAAACTGAGGGTTCTAGTAAATTGAATGTGGCATTAGATCAGGAATTAGTTCATCATGTAGAAATGGTTTCTACTCCATTGACAGCTTCTGTTGTTGAAAGTGAAACTACTACTCTATTAGGTTCTCCAGAGTTGGGTTCCGAAGTTGAAGTGCCCCATGGTGTTAAGTTACAGGAGACAAATAAGGGTGGTTCTGAAGGAAGTGGTGAGAATGATGGTAAAACTGAGGATACTGCTCTGAATATGGTATCAAAGATGGATTTAGCTCCTGATATAGAAAAGGTTTCTCCCCCACTGGGAGCTTCTGATATTGGAAGTGAAATTACAACTGAATTGGCTCCTTCAGAGTCTGGTTTGGAAAGTGAAGTTCCCCACAGTGTTAAgttggaagaagaagaaaacgcTGGTGCTGAGGAAAATGGTGAGGGGTTTGGTAAAATTGAGTGTACTATTTTGAATACAGAGTCTAAGATTGCTTTAGTTCTTGATACAGAAAAGGCTTCGCTTCCACTTGAAGTTTCTGCTATTGAAAGTGAAATTACAACTGAATTAGCTCCTTCAGAGTCCAGTTCCAAAAGTGAAGTTCCCCACGGTGTTAAGTTGGAAGAGGATGAAAATGCGGGTGCTGAGGAAAAAGGTGAGGGAATTGGTAAAATTGAGTGTACTATTTTGAATACAGAGTCTAAGATGGCTTTAGTTCCTGATACAGAAAAGGCTTCTCCTCCACTGGAAGCTTTTGCTATTGAAAGTGAAATTACAACTGAATTAGCTCCTTCAGGGTCCAGTTCCAAAAGTAAAGTTCCCCAGAGTGTTAAGttggaaaaggaagaaaatactGGTGCTGAGGAAGAAGGTGAGGGAATTGGCAAAATTGAGTGTACTATTTTGAATACGGAGTCTAAGATAGCTTTAGTTGCTGATACAGAAAAGGCTTCTCCTCCACTGGAAGCTTCTGCCATTGAAAGTGAAATTACAACTGAATTAGCTCCTTTTGAGTCCGGTTCCAAAAGTGAAGATCCCCAGAGTGTTAAGTTGGAAGAGGAAGAAGACACTAGTGCTGAGGAAAAAGGTGAAAGGATTGGTAAATTTGAGTGTACTACTTCGAATATGGAGTCTAAGATGGCTTTAGTTCCTGATTTAGAAAAGGCTTCTCCTCCATTGGAAGCTCCTGCTAGTGGAAGTGAAACTAGAACTGAATTAGCTTCTTTAGAGCTTAGTTCCAAAAGCGAAGTTCCTCACAGTGTGAAGCTGGAGGAGGAAGAAAATAGTGGTGCCGGGGAAAATGGTGAGAGAATTGGTAAAATTGAAGGTATTACTTTGAATATGGAACCTAAGATGGACTTAGCAGTGGAAGAG GAAAGCGGAAAGGATGATGCTGGTGAAGAAGTTGCTCAAAAATCTGTGTCTTCCAAAGAACATAGCAATGAACAAAGCATAAATGCATCAAAAATGTTAGTGATGATAGAGGATGCGACTGAAGGTGAAGTTGGTGAAATTAAGTTGAACTCCACTTTATCTGAGGTTGAGTCAATTCTCAATGAGGCTACAGTCCATACAACAATGAATCAATCTGTTGATAGTGACATAGTCAAGAGCTCAAATATG TTGGATGAGGGTGTGGCTTTCTCAATTTCCCAAGCAGAGATAACTGAGGCTGATGCACAAAGTGATAACAAAGTCAGACAGCTGACAATGCTTAAAGGTGTAGAGTTACAGTCTGGTGGAACTTTGGAAAG GGAGGAAATCTCAACAGCAGGATTTTTCTTATATTCTGGTGCTGCTCTGTTGCCAAATCCGACTAAG GCCTTCGCAGGTGGAGAGGATGCTTATTTTATTGCCTGCCAGAATTGGCTAGGTGTTGCTGATGGAGTTGGTCAGTGGTCATTTGAAG GGATTAGTGTTGGAGTATATGCAAAAGAACTTATGGAAAACTGTGAAAGAATTGTGTCTGATAGAAATGGAGTTCCAATAACTGACCCAGTTGAGATCCTTAATAGAGCTGCAGCAAATACTCAATCTTGTGGTTCGTCTACGGTTTTGGTTGCTTACTTTGATGATCAG GCTCTCCATGTGGCAAATATTGGTGATTCAGGCTTCATGATCATAAGAAACGGTGCTGTGTTTAAGAGGTCTTCTCCGATGGTTTATGAGTTGGCTTTTCCTGTACAGATTGCAAGAGGAGATCAACCCTCTGACTTTGTAGAG GTTTACAAAGTTGACTTGTATGAAAAAGATGTGATTATCACTGCAACTGATGGACTTTTTGATAATCTTTACGAGCGAGATATAGTTTCAATTGTCTCCAAATCATTGCAAGAGAGTTTAAGGCCCCAG GAAATAGCAGAACTCTTGGCAACTAGAGCGCAAGAGGTTGGTCAGTTATCATTGGTGAGGAGCCCATTCTCAGATGAAGTGCAGGCAGCTGGGTATGTGGGATATAGGGGCGGCAAGCTTGATGATGTTACTGTTATTGTGTCATTGGTGAAAAGGCGATTCAGTAATCATGCACA ATATTTTGACTTGGATTATCGACATAGAGCTTGTTGGCCTGCGAATAACATGGAGATCTTTGAGAAATAA
- the LOC105795059 gene encoding probable protein phosphatase 2C 62 isoform X1 yields the protein MAADPFFFASLEARSMSFPSCNNSLFWRFRFPPLHFHTLRFSPPKLKFNHQFVVSKCSSSDSVSADVDILSATEHSDGSVIFRFGNASEMAIIEDQTQTTDESAKVVAKDGGKDLDKVDKSSIKAVGVSDGDAAAVEPMKKKVGRNFQVKSQPKRKLRRNATKVTEVVKEKPASVVSDDRMVEKKSVDSSKNINTKDQPDELGDVVKGENNVVPKENGECISKTEGSSKLNVALDQELVHHVEMVSTPLTASVVESETTTLLGSPELGSEVEVPHGVKLQETNKGGSEGSGENDGKTEDTALNMVSKMDLAPDIEKVSPPLGASDIGSEITTELAPSESGLESEVPHSVKLEEEENAGAEENGEGFGKIECTILNTESKIALVLDTEKASLPLEVSAIESEITTELAPSESSSKSEVPHGVKLEEDENAGAEEKGEGIGKIECTILNTESKMALVPDTEKASPPLEAFAIESEITTELAPSGSSSKSKVPQSVKLEKEENTGAEEEGEGIGKIECTILNTESKIALVADTEKASPPLEASAIESEITTELAPFESGSKSEDPQSVKLEEEEDTSAEEKGERIGKFECTTSNMESKMALVPDLEKASPPLEAPASGSETRTELASLELSSKSEVPHSVKLEEEENSGAGENGERIGKIEGITLNMEPKMDLAVEEVCAQVADSENSIESEIEIQSTSLGACFNIEMPNNLEFQESGKDDAGEEVAQKSVSSKEHSNEQSINASKMLVMIEDATEGEVGEIKLNSTLSEVESILNEATVHTTMNQSVDSDIVKSSNMLDEGVAFSISQAEITEADAQSDNKVRQLTMLKGVELQSGGTLEREEISTAGFFLYSGAALLPNPTKAFAGGEDAYFIACQNWLGVADGVGQWSFEGISVGVYAKELMENCERIVSDRNGVPITDPVEILNRAAANTQSCGSSTVLVAYFDDQALHVANIGDSGFMIIRNGAVFKRSSPMVYELAFPVQIARGDQPSDFVEVYKVDLYEKDVIITATDGLFDNLYERDIVSIVSKSLQESLRPQEIAELLATRAQEVGQLSLVRSPFSDEVQAAGYVGYRGGKLDDVTVIVSLVKRRFSNHAQYFDLDYRHRACWPANNMEIFEK from the exons ATGGCTGCCGATCCTTTCTTCTTCGCCTCTCTTGAAGCTCGCTCCATGAGTTTTCCCAGCTGCAACAACTCACTCTTCTGGCGCTTCCGCTTCCCTCCATTGCATTTTCACACACTTCGCTTCTCTCCTCCCAAACTTAAATTCAATCACCAGTTCGTCGTTTCCAAGTGCTCAAGTTCCGATTCCGTTTCTGCTGATGTAGATATCCTTTCAGCAACCG AGCATTCTGATGGCAGCGTTATCTTCCGGTTTGGAAATGCGAGTGAAATGGCAATAATTGAAGATCAAACGCAAACAACCGATGAAAGTGCTAAGGTTGTTGCCAAAGATGGTGGCAAAGATTTGGACAAGGTAGATAAGAGCAGTATTAAAGCGGTTGGTGTTTCTGATGGAGATGCTGCAGCTGTAGAACCTATGAAGAAGAAAGTTGGCCGTAATTTTCAGGTTAAATCTCAACCTAAGAGAAAACTAAGACGAAATGCAACCAAAGTAACTGAAGTTGTTAAAGAGAAACCTGCCTCTGTTGTCAGTGATGACAGAATGGTTGAGAAAAAATCAGTTGATtcttctaagaatataaatacTAAAGATCAACCCGATGAGCTTGGGGATGTTGTAAAAGGAGAAAATAATGTTGTCCCCAAGGAAAATGGTGAGTGCATTAGTAAAACTGAGGGTTCTAGTAAATTGAATGTGGCATTAGATCAGGAATTAGTTCATCATGTAGAAATGGTTTCTACTCCATTGACAGCTTCTGTTGTTGAAAGTGAAACTACTACTCTATTAGGTTCTCCAGAGTTGGGTTCCGAAGTTGAAGTGCCCCATGGTGTTAAGTTACAGGAGACAAATAAGGGTGGTTCTGAAGGAAGTGGTGAGAATGATGGTAAAACTGAGGATACTGCTCTGAATATGGTATCAAAGATGGATTTAGCTCCTGATATAGAAAAGGTTTCTCCCCCACTGGGAGCTTCTGATATTGGAAGTGAAATTACAACTGAATTGGCTCCTTCAGAGTCTGGTTTGGAAAGTGAAGTTCCCCACAGTGTTAAgttggaagaagaagaaaacgcTGGTGCTGAGGAAAATGGTGAGGGGTTTGGTAAAATTGAGTGTACTATTTTGAATACAGAGTCTAAGATTGCTTTAGTTCTTGATACAGAAAAGGCTTCGCTTCCACTTGAAGTTTCTGCTATTGAAAGTGAAATTACAACTGAATTAGCTCCTTCAGAGTCCAGTTCCAAAAGTGAAGTTCCCCACGGTGTTAAGTTGGAAGAGGATGAAAATGCGGGTGCTGAGGAAAAAGGTGAGGGAATTGGTAAAATTGAGTGTACTATTTTGAATACAGAGTCTAAGATGGCTTTAGTTCCTGATACAGAAAAGGCTTCTCCTCCACTGGAAGCTTTTGCTATTGAAAGTGAAATTACAACTGAATTAGCTCCTTCAGGGTCCAGTTCCAAAAGTAAAGTTCCCCAGAGTGTTAAGttggaaaaggaagaaaatactGGTGCTGAGGAAGAAGGTGAGGGAATTGGCAAAATTGAGTGTACTATTTTGAATACGGAGTCTAAGATAGCTTTAGTTGCTGATACAGAAAAGGCTTCTCCTCCACTGGAAGCTTCTGCCATTGAAAGTGAAATTACAACTGAATTAGCTCCTTTTGAGTCCGGTTCCAAAAGTGAAGATCCCCAGAGTGTTAAGTTGGAAGAGGAAGAAGACACTAGTGCTGAGGAAAAAGGTGAAAGGATTGGTAAATTTGAGTGTACTACTTCGAATATGGAGTCTAAGATGGCTTTAGTTCCTGATTTAGAAAAGGCTTCTCCTCCATTGGAAGCTCCTGCTAGTGGAAGTGAAACTAGAACTGAATTAGCTTCTTTAGAGCTTAGTTCCAAAAGCGAAGTTCCTCACAGTGTGAAGCTGGAGGAGGAAGAAAATAGTGGTGCCGGGGAAAATGGTGAGAGAATTGGTAAAATTGAAGGTATTACTTTGAATATGGAACCTAAGATGGACTTAGCAGTGGAAGAGGTTTGTGCTCAAGTAGCAGATTCTGAAAATAGCattgaaagtgaaattgaaattcaatCTACTTCTTTAGGAGCCTGCTTCAATATTGAAATGCCTAATAATCTTGAGTTCCAGGAAAGCGGAAAGGATGATGCTGGTGAAGAAGTTGCTCAAAAATCTGTGTCTTCCAAAGAACATAGCAATGAACAAAGCATAAATGCATCAAAAATGTTAGTGATGATAGAGGATGCGACTGAAGGTGAAGTTGGTGAAATTAAGTTGAACTCCACTTTATCTGAGGTTGAGTCAATTCTCAATGAGGCTACAGTCCATACAACAATGAATCAATCTGTTGATAGTGACATAGTCAAGAGCTCAAATATG TTGGATGAGGGTGTGGCTTTCTCAATTTCCCAAGCAGAGATAACTGAGGCTGATGCACAAAGTGATAACAAAGTCAGACAGCTGACAATGCTTAAAGGTGTAGAGTTACAGTCTGGTGGAACTTTGGAAAG GGAGGAAATCTCAACAGCAGGATTTTTCTTATATTCTGGTGCTGCTCTGTTGCCAAATCCGACTAAG GCCTTCGCAGGTGGAGAGGATGCTTATTTTATTGCCTGCCAGAATTGGCTAGGTGTTGCTGATGGAGTTGGTCAGTGGTCATTTGAAG GGATTAGTGTTGGAGTATATGCAAAAGAACTTATGGAAAACTGTGAAAGAATTGTGTCTGATAGAAATGGAGTTCCAATAACTGACCCAGTTGAGATCCTTAATAGAGCTGCAGCAAATACTCAATCTTGTGGTTCGTCTACGGTTTTGGTTGCTTACTTTGATGATCAG GCTCTCCATGTGGCAAATATTGGTGATTCAGGCTTCATGATCATAAGAAACGGTGCTGTGTTTAAGAGGTCTTCTCCGATGGTTTATGAGTTGGCTTTTCCTGTACAGATTGCAAGAGGAGATCAACCCTCTGACTTTGTAGAG GTTTACAAAGTTGACTTGTATGAAAAAGATGTGATTATCACTGCAACTGATGGACTTTTTGATAATCTTTACGAGCGAGATATAGTTTCAATTGTCTCCAAATCATTGCAAGAGAGTTTAAGGCCCCAG GAAATAGCAGAACTCTTGGCAACTAGAGCGCAAGAGGTTGGTCAGTTATCATTGGTGAGGAGCCCATTCTCAGATGAAGTGCAGGCAGCTGGGTATGTGGGATATAGGGGCGGCAAGCTTGATGATGTTACTGTTATTGTGTCATTGGTGAAAAGGCGATTCAGTAATCATGCACA ATATTTTGACTTGGATTATCGACATAGAGCTTGTTGGCCTGCGAATAACATGGAGATCTTTGAGAAATAA